GTCATTGGTCTTACTCTGGGCTCTTTTAATATGTACCGGATGTTTGCAGAGCACAATTCCGGCATCAAAAACGGAAAAGGACTATATGTGCGCGGGTCATTTCTGCATGCAGATGGGTATAAGGAGCGTTCAGCCCATACTTCTGGTTCTTTGTTTTACAGCGCCGGGAAGTATGGGGAAAAGTACTCATTGAAACTCACCGGCTTTGCCGGGCAGCAGCGCAACGAACTTGCGTGGCTGGGCGTGTCGCTGGATATAATCAATCGTAATCCCCGTACCAATGGCAACGCCAATGAAAACGACCAGTTTACCCAGTCGCTTACCCAGTTACAGCATATCTGGTCGCCCACCCGGAGGAGTACATTTCGATCCAGCCTCTTTTACAATTATCTCAGGGGAAACTATGACTTCGACTACCTGAATTTTTTGGGAGAACCTTCCACGGAAGAATTATATAATTACGCATTTGAGTCCCATTTTGGAGGTTTTTTTTCCAACTACACCTTTGAGTCAGGTAATTTCCTCTGGACTACGGGCCTGCAGGTAAATCAGTACGCAAGAACTCACACAGGAAGTGAAAAAAGCCTGGGTGAATTGTATAAAAACACCGGGTATAAAAAAGATTTCAGTGCTTTTTCAAAAGTGGCTTATTCCTTCAGAAAATTTGTGGTCTATGGCGATGTACAAGGGCGTTCTACCCGTTTTGATTATAAAGGGAGTGTGGCGTTCCCGGGTATTTCGTGGCAGTTTTTGAATCCTAAAGCTGGCATTATTTGGAATGCAGGCCCTCATGTCAGCTTCTATTACAGCCTGGGCCGTACGGGGCGTGAACCTACGCGCAATGATATGTTTGCCGGTTCGGATGACCTTATGGCTGATAGTCTGGGAAATTATATCGCGGGTATTACTAACCCGGAGTTTGTTACTGATCACGAGTTGGGACTCCGGTTTTCCCGCGGCCGGCTGAAAGCCAGCCTCAATTTGTATTATATGGATTTTGAGAATGAGATTGTACTGGTGGGCGAATTTGGCCCCAATGGCCTTGCGCTGAGCAATAATGTCGACCAAAGCATACGTACAGGGATAGAGGCAGATATCGAATGGCGTCTTTTACAGTGGTTGAAAATGACGGGTAATATTTCATTAAACCGGAGTCTGATTCTGGAGCAGGCGATTCAATTTGTGCCGGTACTTACCCCCCGCCTGATTGTCAATCAGGAATGGGTATATGTCGGAAAACGTTTTGAGGCAGGCGTTTCCGGGCGTTATCAGAGTACTTCTTTTATTGACTTTGCCAATCAAAATGAAGTGGATGGGTATTTTCTGTTAAACTGTCGGGCAACATTTTCGTTAAAACAATGGAGTTTTACATTACTGGTCAACAATCTGACCAATACCCGGTACTTCAACAGTGGATATATCGATGTGGTGGGAACACCCCGATATTTTGTTCAGGCACCGGCCAACGTTGCGGGAATGATTCGTTTTTCTTTATAAGTGTCGCAAATGAAAAATTACCAACGCGCAATCAGACGGCATCACCGTGAGCGCCTTTTGCAAAAGCGGAAAAATTATTGGGGAAATGACCGGGTCCATGAAATCAAAGCCAATGTGATCAATACCCCTAAGCCATGCTCTTGTTTTATGTGTGGAAATCCGCGCAAATACTGGAATGAAAAGACGGTTCAGGAGCGTCGGTTTGCGCTGGACTGGGTTGCATGAAAAGGGCTGTCTTTTATATAAAAACAGCCCTTCGCGTTTGATAATGTATGATTGTGGAATGCCTTAGTTATGCTTTTTGCGGTAAATATTGCGGCTTGCGCGGTTTTGCCTGGCATTTAATACCGCTCTTTCTCCCGGGGTTACGGTTCCGTCTGACTTGGCGATTTTTTTCCCGCGATTGATTCTGCGTTGCTGTTTGGCAAGCGCCCGTGTTTCTGCCTTTGTCAGCGATCCCGATTGTACACCCTGCCTGATTCTTTTGGTCTGGTGAACCTGAGTATGTGTGACATGGGGGGTAGCGGTCTGAGCACTTGCGGTAAAAACAATACCACCAAAGAAAAGCAGCAGCGCAACAAGTTTGATTTTCATTGTAGTAAAATTAAGTGTTTGAAGTTGTTGTTACTGCTTGGATGGTTTTGCCTGGAAAAGGTTTAATCTGGCGACAGAATTTTTTACGGAATTATAAACTTATTGGGACATAGAATAGGCATCGATCACAAAGAAACCGCCAATGAGCGAAACTCTGCGAAACTCTGCGTGTACTTTGCGAAAATCTGCGTTTTACGTGTATTTATTTGTCTTTGACAAGTAAACATGGGGTTCACGCAGAGGACGCAAAGTACACGCAGAGGACGCAAAGTTTACGTATCTGCTAAGGCAGACGCAGCGTATTTTTGTCTACGCTTGCGTAATTTCCTGTCTGCCTTAGCAGATGCCGTTCCTTCATTCGAAAAATCCCTTTATCCCAATTACTTTATAATTCCGATTTTTTATTGTTCTTCAGACGGGGTAATTCCCGAAAGGGCAAACACGCCATTTACCAGTACTTTTTCTCCGGGTGAGATAATTTTAGGATTTTGTATTTCTATCCACGATTCGGTGACAATTCCCACGGTTATTTCCTTTTTAGTGAAACTCATATCGCTACCGGCGGCATCTCTGGTCGTCAGTATATAGTACCGTCCTTCATCTTCTATCACTGCTTTGGCCGGAAGTGCAGCGGCTGTTTTGTTGCTCACGATAATGTCTGCTTCTACAAACATTCCTGTTACGAGGTTATGTTTTTCTTCTTTCAAATGACCGTGAACCGGTACCGTTCTCTTCTCATCGTGAATAGCTCTGCCTACCCTGTGTACCGTTGCTTCATAGGTTTCTTTGCCGGCCCCGGGTATTCGGAAAATAATTTCCTGTTCTTCTTTTACCTGAAGAATATCTTTTTCAAAAACCTGTAATTCTACATGGATATGGTCCACATTGGTGATTTCCAGGACGATGTCTGATGCTGCGACAAACTGTCCCTTATTGACATATATGCCCGTAATACTCCCCGATATCGGCGCATAGAGATTTACCCGTGAAGTCATATTGTCAGGCTGAATTTTTTCCGGATCGATATTGAGCATTTTGAGTTTTTCGCCCAGTCCTGAAAAGGTGGCTTCCAGCGTTTTGTAATCACTTTCTGCTTTCAGAAAATTCTTTTGAGAAGCGATATTCTCCGAAGAAAGTGTCTGCTGCCTTTCGTATTCTGAACGTAAATATTTTCTTTGCTCGCGCACTTCCAGATACTCCTGCTGTAACTGAATATAGGCAGGGTTGACCAACGTCATCAGAACTTGTCCTTTTTGTACGCGGTCTCCTTCGAGCAGGTCTATTTTTTCCACATACCCTTCCATAAATACGCTGAGTTTCGCCAGATTGCTCGGCGGCACGTCGATATATCCGTTGGCCTGAATTGCCTGTGGGAAATCGTAAGTGGTCAATTCTCCCAGGGTCATACCCGAAGTTGAAAACTGTTCGCGCGATACGCTGAGCAGGTTTTTGTTTTCGGGAATAGTGATCACAACATCTTCCGCAGCATCGGGTTGCTGTTGTGCCGTTTTACAGGAGGGAAAAAAGCTGCTGCCAAGAGCAGAAAGTAAGATGAATTTATATATTCGATTCATAATCTGAGGATTAGCGGGTGATGTAGGTGAGTTCCAGTACAGTTTGATTGTATTTATTGAGATTTTCCAGCCAGTTGAGTTCTATATCACTGGCATTTTCAAGGCTTTGGATATAGAGCAGGAAATTGATTTCCCCTTCGCGGAAACTGCGCTCTGCTGTTTTGATGAGTTCTGATGAAAGGGTCTTTCCTTTCTCTTCGTAGTAGCGGATAGCTTCGGAATATTTCTGACTTTCTGCTTCGAGTTGCCGCATGCGGGTATCCAACTGCCGGGCGTAACTGTCTGCATTGTTTACGGCGATTTCCCTGTCAAATGAAGCGGAAGCAAGCCTTGCTTTTTGTGCGCCGGGCAAGAGGGGAACAGCAATTCCAATCCTTACTCCCTGATACAGGCGGGAATTGGGCTGGGTATTGGTTCCCTGGAAATATTCCAACTGGAAATCGGGCAGAAACCGGTTCTTTTCCAGTTTCCATAGGGCGTCTGCTTTTTGCCGGGCCTGAGAGAAGTAGTTGATTCCCGGGTGTTCTGACAGATCATTGACGGGGGAGGAAACTTTTGTCAATTGATTTTCTTCGACCGTAAAAAACTCATTGGTTTCCATTAGCCGCATCAATTCCCGGCTGGCGATTTCAATATCGCTTTCTGTTTGCCGGAGAAGCGTCTGCAACTGGTTTCTTTTGGCTTCGGCAGTTACTTTTTCGAGGTAATTGGTTTCTCCGGTCTCAAACCGACGGTTGGCAGCGTGTACAAAATCGCCGTAAAGGCTGTCGAGATAGGTGTAGATTTTCAGTTTATGTTTGGCAAATACGATCTGATAATAGGCCTGCGCCACCTGTCTCTTCAACTGAATCTCCATGATCCTGTATTGCTGTCCCTGCATTTCAGCCTGGTTTTCATTCACGCGTTTTTGGGCGGAATATACAGTTGGAAACTGAAGGGTTTGCTGAATGCCCCAAACCTGAATCGCAAATCCGTTTTCGGCGATATTATTCTGGTCGAAGTTGTAAAACAGCCCGGTTTTATCGATATCCCAGGCGGTTTTGATCAGGGATTGGGCCTGCTGACTTTTCAGCCCTTCTGCTTTGAGGGCGGTG
The Bacteroidia bacterium DNA segment above includes these coding regions:
- a CDS encoding TonB-dependent receptor; this encodes MPYMFQRSFLFVCFLLIFSDATAQTIPQDTVPANDTISVNIREIVISAGYLAGPNTPVAFHDVSVVDLDNKNAGQEPSFLLSETPAITVYSDAGSAYGYAYFRLRGIDQTRINMTLDGVPLNEPEDQGVYFSNYPDFLNSVGKIQIQRGIGTSKNGSASYGGSLAFSSPDLNDSSQTVIGLTLGSFNMYRMFAEHNSGIKNGKGLYVRGSFLHADGYKERSAHTSGSLFYSAGKYGEKYSLKLTGFAGQQRNELAWLGVSLDIINRNPRTNGNANENDQFTQSLTQLQHIWSPTRRSTFRSSLFYNYLRGNYDFDYLNFLGEPSTEELYNYAFESHFGGFFSNYTFESGNFLWTTGLQVNQYARTHTGSEKSLGELYKNTGYKKDFSAFSKVAYSFRKFVVYGDVQGRSTRFDYKGSVAFPGISWQFLNPKAGIIWNAGPHVSFYYSLGRTGREPTRNDMFAGSDDLMADSLGNYIAGITNPEFVTDHELGLRFSRGRLKASLNLYYMDFENEIVLVGEFGPNGLALSNNVDQSIRTGIEADIEWRLLQWLKMTGNISLNRSLILEQAIQFVPVLTPRLIVNQEWVYVGKRFEAGVSGRYQSTSFIDFANQNEVDGYFLLNCRATFSLKQWSFTLLVNNLTNTRYFNSGYIDVVGTPRYFVQAPANVAGMIRFSL
- a CDS encoding efflux RND transporter periplasmic adaptor subunit, which translates into the protein MNRIYKFILLSALGSSFFPSCKTAQQQPDAAEDVVITIPENKNLLSVSREQFSTSGMTLGELTTYDFPQAIQANGYIDVPPSNLAKLSVFMEGYVEKIDLLEGDRVQKGQVLMTLVNPAYIQLQQEYLEVREQRKYLRSEYERQQTLSSENIASQKNFLKAESDYKTLEATFSGLGEKLKMLNIDPEKIQPDNMTSRVNLYAPISGSITGIYVNKGQFVAASDIVLEITNVDHIHVELQVFEKDILQVKEEQEIIFRIPGAGKETYEATVHRVGRAIHDEKRTVPVHGHLKEEKHNLVTGMFVEADIIVSNKTAAALPAKAVIEDEGRYYILTTRDAAGSDMSFTKKEITVGIVTESWIEIQNPKIISPGEKVLVNGVFALSGITPSEEQ